GAACCCTTGGGTTTACTCGTGTCGCCACTAGCCACTTCATTTGCATGTGCTATACCTGTTGATTCCATATACACTTTTGAAATAGCTCTATTTAAAAGATTCTTTCTTTTCAAGTGAATAATTTTGTCGGTGTTCTGACTTAAATATCCCCACAGTCCCCTATTTCTTTTTTCTTGAGAATACATTAGCTTAAACCCTGCCGAGCGACACTTGGGAGAACTTCGGGCCATTGAAAAAAGCTCGGTAAAGTATTCTTTATACAAATGCTCTTTTAGAAAGGTACGTTTAAGGAAAGAAGACGATTTTGCAAAGTGTTCAAAAAGCTTCATATCTGTACTTGCATATCTCGGGAAATCAGCATCTGGATTAATTCGAAATAACTCAGTATATGATTTTATGCTTTTGTGGCTATGGAGGATGTCGCATAGCCAAGTTGAACCCGTTCTCTGAGTGGTAAAAATGACATAACTTTGTATCTTGTTGTCAGACATAAATCTCCAAAGAATAACTCGGAATTTGAAAAACTTATATTAACATATTTGTGTGTACCAATGATTTGAATTCGTCGTCTTGCGGTGTATAAAATAAACAATAACAATAGTAATGCAGTTCTACTCTAGCTATACTCAACTTATCAGATGTATTTATTATCACCTTTGGGGCTTGCTCCGAAAGGGCGGGTTTAAAAATAGGACAATCATTGGATGACAGACCTAAACAAAACCAAAGCACTTTTCATTATTCCCGATGCTCCTTTCGATAACCTAAATTTAGGAGACATAGAATGTGGATATGTTCCTCTCTCTGGTACCCATTCAAGTTTTTTCTTGGTGGCGCATCGTCTTTCGTTTCTAGATAGCCTGAGTATTGGTCTCTTCATATTGTCAGGAAAAGAGATTAAATCCGACTCTATAACCTCCTTTAACTCACTCGAAGACGCCATTAGATGGAAAGGGACTGGTAAACTGATTCTTTGCACGTCAGATGATGAAAGCGCGTTAGAGAGAGTCAGCGCTTTTGATACTGACTTTTTTCTTTGGCTTCATGTTCATCTAAATCACAGGCTTATTGAGCAACTAGAGCGTTTTGTATTTCAAAAGCTTATATGTGTTTCAGATACAGTAAGACTAACTGGGTTACATAGCTTCAGAAGTAACGAACTTATTCGAATTTACAATCCTCTTAGTCCTCACTTTATAGCATCCCATAAAAATACTGTATCGAGTCGCGAAAGAAAGTCGATAGTTTTCTCAGGGTTTATAGGTGAAAACAAAGGAATACAACATCTTTTGTTACTTTGGCCCAAAATTAAGGAGTACAATAAAGAGTTTAAATTATACGTCGCAGGCTCTGGTAAGTTATACGACACAAACGCCAAGTTGGGTGAATTTGGCGTAGCAAGCGCTAAATTTGAAACTCTTTATTTGGTGCCGTTGATTGAAAAATTTGGCTCATTCGATAATGCTGATATTTATTTTCTCGGGTCGTTGAAGCCGCATGATTTAAGAGCACTTTACCAAAAATGCGCGATAGGCGTCGTGAATTTAAACCAGTGGGAGAGTACTGAAACTTTCTGTTGCACAGGTGTAGAGATGGTTGCCTCTGGTCTGCAGGTACTTTGTTTGAAACGTGGTGCGCTGCAAGAGACATTGGGTGTTTTTTCTTTAGTTAATTTAATTTGCGTAAATGATTTAGTTAATTTGCCAGAAATACTTGAGTCTATGAGTAATCAAGAAGTATCAGAAGCTACTAGGGCCAGAGATTTGCACTTGATTAAGAAGCGTTATGCTTTAAATACTATTTGTGAAGAATGGAGGCGTTTACTTCGAGGAGATGAGGTATTTGCACTTCAGGAGTGGAATTCATCGAAAGGTAAGCGATACTATACCGAAAGATTGTTTGGCCTCCTAAAGCTTTCTAGGCTGTACAGGTCAGTAATAAGGCTTTTGAAGCATTAACTTCTACTTGTTTTTTTCAAGCTATTTGTAACTAATTAGAGCTTATTCTGTACGTTATTTGGGAGAGGCTCCATATAATTTTCTACCTCTTAAGCATATTGATACAGGTTCTCTTCACGGCATGAGGAATAATTTGTAGAAAAGTTCTCTTTGAATAATAGCTTGGCTTTCTTTTATAAACAATGAAGAGACCAGTGATACCCATAGCGTGTTTTATTTTGAAATTCGTTAACGAAGTGAGTACCTCTTTCATCCCATCTTTTCGTTTAGTATCATCAGAATACACATCATACACTTTTGTATAGACCGCTAGTACCTTATGAAAAATGTCGCCACTCAATTCTTTAAGATAGCTCTTATCGGCATAATGTAAGTGGTTTAAAACTGGGACCGAAACGTTTACCGATAATTCTGCGAGTTGCTGTTGAATAAGGCCATAATGGTTTTGAGTTGATTCTCTTGAGTTAGTTACACTTACTTGGTTTTCATGATTATGATAGTTGTGAAGTACACAAGCAAGGTTTGTAATTTTTCCGCCGTGGCGAATAATATCTACCCAAAGAGCGTAATCTTCACAATGTTTATGTTTTTCAGAATAGGTTAGTGTGTATTTGGTTAAAAATGATTTTCGGATTATCGTCGAAGGGTGTGAGACTGGGGGGAAAAAGTATACCTCCGCCCTACAAATTTCGGGTGAGTGAGACATTGTTATTTGGTTGTGGGTGCTACCAAACGTTTTATAATCGCTTCCACAAACCACTACATCTGGATTAGCAACCATGTAATTTACTTGTTTTTCGATTCGGTTTAAGTTTGAAAAATCATCCGCGTCTTCCCTTACTAATAGCGAACCGGAAGCTTTACTAATAGCAAAATTTAGTGTGTCGATGAGCCCATGGTTCTTTCGCGTGAAAAGTTTGACCCTACTATCGGTTATCTTATACTCTTTAATCACACTCTCGGTTGAGTCTGTAGAACCATCGTTAATAATAATAATTTCAATATGTTGGTAAGTCTGATTTAGTAGGTTGTATAAGGTTCTACCCACCGTTTTCTCTGCGTTATATGCAGGAAGGAGCACACTAACTAACACAGTTTGATCTTTTCTCATAACTTCGCAACCGATCTATAATTTTCTAGAGTGCGTGAGGCCATTACTTCCGAAGTAAATTTCTGATGAAATATTCGCTTGCTATTATTACTAAGTTGCTCCCTAAAACTTGGGTTATCTAAGATTTCTTTCACTTTCTGAACAAGGGCTTCGTCGTCGTCGGGATTAATTAAAAGTCCTGTTTCTCTATCTGTCACTACTTCAGGAATACCACCTCCATACGTAGCGATACAGGGTAATCCATGCTGCATAGCTTCAATATAGATTAGTCCAAAAGACTCATATATTGAAGGGACTACAAAGGCAGTAGCTTCATTGTAATATAATAGTAGCTCGCGATCGCCCACGAACCCCAGAAAATTAACATTGGATTTAAAAGCGCCAAAGTTCTCTAAGAAATAATCTGTAAAGAGCATATCATTAGGTGCATGCGGTCTGTCTTTCCCTATTATATTAACGGTTAAGCGGGGGTAATACTCAACTAATTTGGGGATAGCTTTTAATAAAGTCAAAGTGCCTTTTCGATTTTCAAGTCGGCTCACGTAAAGTAAATTATGGCTGTTTTTGCCATCAGACTGTTTGGCGTTTTTATGGACATCGATCCCTAAAGGGATTATTTTAAACGCACTTAAATTGTAGTCATATTCCTTGGCTATAGTATTTGCATGAGCTTTCGTTGAGGAGACGAGAGAGTGCGAAAGCTTGCATGAATAGTTTTCCATCTTGCAAATCATTTTCTGTGGCAAAGATGCACTACTGAAATCCATTTTCAATGTTTCAAAAAACGGTGTATGTACTCTAACGACACACGGAAAACTTTTGTTGAATACCTGAAAAATAAAGCCAGGAGCTTCCCAATTGGGAAACTCAATGATGTCGAGTTGCTTAGCTTTAATAAGTGTATCGCAGATTTTCTTTACTTGAAGACTCCATCCTATACCAGGCAATAACCTTTCAAGTACAGGAAAGTAACTCGGCTTTTTTCTAATTATAGTGAGACCATTAGTGAGTTCTTCTTCTGTCTCATTTTCCATGGTTTTACAAACTACATAGACGTTATTACCTTTTAAGACTAGGGCTCTAGCTAAATTGCTAATGTAAGTGCCTATGCCACCGCCATCTTCAGGCGGAAAAGAGTCGCAAACTAAACAGATATTCATTTAAATCACTTATGTAACAAAATCGTTGAAAATTGGAGATTAAACTCGGCCTATATAAGACAGGTTCGCAGTTCCGGTGTCAATTGAAATAGGAATTTAAGAGCAAAAAGTGTATAGCTCAGTTCAACATTTATGATAAAGGCTATAAAGCATTGGCGTATTAATAAAAATAATATTTAGCTGAATTTTAACGTTAGACGAGTTATGTGCTGATTGTTAGTATATAAGGTGTTAAATATAGGTCGTTCAGCATGTAAACGGAGTTCTTTTGAAACAAGTTGTAGTTGGAATAATTACTTATAGGCGGCCGAGTTGGTTAGAAAGGCTTATAACCGAGCTTTTGAGGCAGCGAACAGATGGTTTCGTATATAGTATCCTTGTAGTAGATAACGCTGATGACCCCGAGACTCAATCTGTTATAGACTCCTTTCGTGCTGCAGACAATACCTCACCTATAATTTATAAAGTTGAACCCGAAAGAGGGATTGTCGCAGCTCGCAATCGTGTGGTTTCTGAGTTTCTAATGCTAAACGCGGACTTTCTCGTTTTCATCGACGATGATGAGTGGCCGGAACGTGACAACTGGCTGATAAGGCTCGTGAACAAAGCCTTAAGCTCCGAAGCTGATGTAGTAACAAGTCACGTTATCTCTGTAGATGAGAGTATGGGGAAAAACTGGGCAACAGAAATTCTGTACACATCCAACACTATTCAAGAAGGGCAAATTCTATCAACGTTTTACACTAATAACCTATTACTTTCAGGTACTTTGTTGAAAGATATGCATCCTTGTTTTGATGAAAGATTTGCTTTGACTGGCGCGAGTGATTATCACTTTTCTTTGAAGTGCCATAAACGTGGCTATAGTTGTATTTATACAGATGCGCCCGTCATCGAAGAGTTTCCAGACTCGAGAGCTAACCTAAAATGGTTTTGTCGTCGAGGTTTTCGTTCGGGGGTAGGCTATACACGCTCTCATTTGTTCGAGGAACCTTTAGCTATAGTGGTATTCAAATGCACCGCGCTATCCTTTATTCGTTTTATTAGGGGGGGGGGGTTGATCCTAAAATCTCTTTTTAATTTGGATAAAGCTACTTTTGTTGATGGCTTGTTTAGGATGTGCTCTAGCGTCGGAACTATTGCTGGCTTTTTGGGTATCAAACACAATGAATACCAACATACTCACGGAAAGTAACATTTTCGGGTTTTCGGTAGTAACATGGAACGAAAGACAGAGATGAAAGCTATGCAGCACTGTTATCGTGAGGATGTAGATGGTTTACGGGCGATTGCCGTAATATTGGTGATTCTGGCGCATTTTAAAGCACCTTTCTTTGAGGGAGGTTTTATTGGTGTTGACGTATTTTTTGTTATATCAGGTTTTGTTATTAGCAAACTTATTCTGACTCAGCGTTCAAACGAAACCTTCTCACTTACTAGTTTTTATATAAAACGCGTTAAACGATTAGCTCCTGCTCTTCTCGTAATGGTGTACCTAACGCTAATAGTGTTTGGGTTTATTTTATCTCCCTTGGATTTAATAAAATCGATTGAGGGAAGCTTATGGATAAGTGCTTATTTGGCTAACTTTTTTCATTGGCTAAATTATGGTGGTTACTTCTCAGAAAGTGCATCAAGTGCCCCCTTTCTTCACACATGGTCTCTAGCCATAGAAGAACAGTTTTATCTTCTTTGGCCTCTTTTGTTTCTCGCTCT
The nucleotide sequence above comes from Alteromonas naphthalenivorans. Encoded proteins:
- a CDS encoding glycosyltransferase gives rise to the protein MTDLNKTKALFIIPDAPFDNLNLGDIECGYVPLSGTHSSFFLVAHRLSFLDSLSIGLFILSGKEIKSDSITSFNSLEDAIRWKGTGKLILCTSDDESALERVSAFDTDFFLWLHVHLNHRLIEQLERFVFQKLICVSDTVRLTGLHSFRSNELIRIYNPLSPHFIASHKNTVSSRERKSIVFSGFIGENKGIQHLLLLWPKIKEYNKEFKLYVAGSGKLYDTNAKLGEFGVASAKFETLYLVPLIEKFGSFDNADIYFLGSLKPHDLRALYQKCAIGVVNLNQWESTETFCCTGVEMVASGLQVLCLKRGALQETLGVFSLVNLICVNDLVNLPEILESMSNQEVSEATRARDLHLIKKRYALNTICEEWRRLLRGDEVFALQEWNSSKGKRYYTERLFGLLKLSRLYRSVIRLLKH
- a CDS encoding glycosyltransferase family 2 protein — protein: MKQVVVGIITYRRPSWLERLITELLRQRTDGFVYSILVVDNADDPETQSVIDSFRAADNTSPIIYKVEPERGIVAARNRVVSEFLMLNADFLVFIDDDEWPERDNWLIRLVNKALSSEADVVTSHVISVDESMGKNWATEILYTSNTIQEGQILSTFYTNNLLLSGTLLKDMHPCFDERFALTGASDYHFSLKCHKRGYSCIYTDAPVIEEFPDSRANLKWFCRRGFRSGVGYTRSHLFEEPLAIVVFKCTALSFIRFIRGGGLILKSLFNLDKATFVDGLFRMCSSVGTIAGFLGIKHNEYQHTHGK
- a CDS encoding glycosyltransferase family 2 protein, whose product is MRKDQTVLVSVLLPAYNAEKTVGRTLYNLLNQTYQHIEIIIINDGSTDSTESVIKEYKITDSRVKLFTRKNHGLIDTLNFAISKASGSLLVREDADDFSNLNRIEKQVNYMVANPDVVVCGSDYKTFGSTHNQITMSHSPEICRAEVYFFPPVSHPSTIIRKSFLTKYTLTYSEKHKHCEDYALWVDIIRHGGKITNLACVLHNYHNHENQVSVTNSRESTQNHYGLIQQQLAELSVNVSVPVLNHLHYADKSYLKELSGDIFHKVLAVYTKVYDVYSDDTKRKDGMKEVLTSLTNFKIKHAMGITGLFIVYKRKPSYYSKRTFLQIIPHAVKRTCINMLKR
- a CDS encoding glycosyltransferase family 4 protein gives rise to the protein MNICLVCDSFPPEDGGGIGTYISNLARALVLKGNNVYVVCKTMENETEEELTNGLTIIRKKPSYFPVLERLLPGIGWSLQVKKICDTLIKAKQLDIIEFPNWEAPGFIFQVFNKSFPCVVRVHTPFFETLKMDFSSASLPQKMICKMENYSCKLSHSLVSSTKAHANTIAKEYDYNLSAFKIIPLGIDVHKNAKQSDGKNSHNLLYVSRLENRKGTLTLLKAIPKLVEYYPRLTVNIIGKDRPHAPNDMLFTDYFLENFGAFKSNVNFLGFVGDRELLLYYNEATAFVVPSIYESFGLIYIEAMQHGLPCIATYGGGIPEVVTDRETGLLINPDDDEALVQKVKEILDNPSFREQLSNNSKRIFHQKFTSEVMASRTLENYRSVAKL
- a CDS encoding sulfotransferase family protein; its protein translation is MSDNKIQSYVIFTTQRTGSTWLCDILHSHKSIKSYTELFRINPDADFPRYASTDMKLFEHFAKSSSFLKRTFLKEHLYKEYFTELFSMARSSPKCRSAGFKLMYSQEKRNRGLWGYLSQNTDKIIHLKRKNLLNRAISKVYMESTGIAHANEVASGDTSKPKGSLDIEKVLDELKKDISESSSFSKKITALPPERVITIYYEDLIENLDITLKKLYNFLEVPFHHYSSNFKKLSNEQPEDYVLNYHVLKAAAIENKLIANF